A stretch of Gymnodinialimonas phycosphaerae DNA encodes these proteins:
- a CDS encoding 5-bromo-4-chloroindolyl phosphate hydrolysis family protein: MAKRYGGEHSPTGQRDGDTPREMVSHLKMEVAPFKGRKPMRHGAKLNMLFILPLLVIPTVIFNSGVTQMAVDLAGGAMLLLSAWLTRDGVRAEDAFNERKVARKPAIPRKIFGAVGTGIGVALLILGGSNFGVQSIISANVVGFLAAGLHLFSFGLDPLKNKGMEGMDSFTSERVARKIDEAEAILAEQKDAIARVRDSQLEARVDRFQTVARGLFRQVEEDPRDLNAARRYLGVYLKGARDATVQFANLYSRKTDYKVRSDYITFLDDLEQNFAARKETLLIDDRTNFDVEIEVLQDRLNRETQYLERQG; the protein is encoded by the coding sequence ATGGCAAAGCGATACGGCGGCGAACATAGCCCCACCGGCCAACGAGACGGCGACACCCCGCGCGAGATGGTGAGCCATCTGAAGATGGAAGTGGCCCCCTTCAAGGGCCGAAAGCCCATGCGCCACGGGGCGAAGCTGAACATGCTGTTCATCCTGCCCCTGCTGGTGATCCCGACGGTGATCTTCAATTCCGGCGTCACCCAGATGGCGGTGGACTTGGCCGGTGGCGCCATGCTGCTGCTTTCGGCCTGGCTGACCCGCGATGGCGTCCGGGCCGAGGATGCGTTCAATGAACGCAAAGTCGCCCGCAAGCCAGCGATCCCGCGCAAGATCTTCGGCGCCGTGGGCACCGGCATCGGCGTGGCCCTGCTGATCCTGGGTGGCTCGAATTTCGGCGTCCAGTCGATCATCTCTGCCAACGTGGTGGGCTTCCTTGCGGCGGGCCTACACCTGTTTTCCTTCGGGCTTGATCCGTTGAAAAACAAGGGGATGGAAGGGATGGATTCGTTCACCTCTGAGCGTGTGGCGCGCAAGATCGATGAGGCCGAGGCGATCTTGGCCGAACAAAAAGACGCCATTGCGCGGGTCCGCGACTCGCAGCTGGAGGCCCGCGTGGACCGCTTTCAAACCGTGGCACGTGGCCTATTCCGGCAGGTCGAAGAAGATCCCCGCGATCTTAACGCCGCGCGCCGCTATCTGGGCGTCTATCTGAAGGGCGCACGCGATGCGACGGTGCAATTCGCCAACCTTTATTCCCGCAAGACCGACTACAAGGTCCGCAGCGATTACATTACTTTCCTCGACGATCTCGAACAGAATTTCGCCGCCCGAAAAGAGACGCTTCTGATCGATGATCGTACCAATTTCGACGTGGAGATCGAGGTCCTGCAAGACCGCCTGAACCGCGAAACACAATATCTAGAACGACAGGGATAA